One Cottoperca gobio chromosome 23, fCotGob3.1, whole genome shotgun sequence genomic region harbors:
- the LOC115028637 gene encoding AT-rich interactive domain-containing protein 2-like: MANSTGKNLLDQRRKGQAFLDELRQFHQSRGSPFRKIPIVGGKELDLNALYIRVVSLGGFAKVSDKNQWIELGEEFNFPRIQYVPNNEVSPSQYLNMMSGRQKMEPLSSK, translated from the exons TCGACGGGGAAAAATCTACTAGATCAGCGAAGGAAAGGACAGGCTTTCCTGGACGAGCTGCGGCAATTTCACCAAAGCAGAGG ATCGCCGTTCAGAAAGATTCCTATCGTGGGTGGGAAAGAGCTGGACCTGAATGCTCTCTACATCAGAGTCGTCTCTTTAGGAGGATTTGCTAAG gTCTCTGATAAAAACCAGTGGATTGAACTTGGAGAAGAGTTTAACTTTCCAAGga TACAATATGTTCCTAACAATGAGGTGAGTCCATCCCAATATTTGAACATGATGTCGGGCCGCCAGAAGATGGAGCCACTTTCCAGCAAATGA